The DNA window CTGCCGCCTGTCCCTGTTCACGAACCATTTGGGCGATAGCGCGGTCGCTTTTGCCGATGTAAAAACACAACAGGACGCATGTGAGCGCCAACGAAGCCGTTAATTGATCCGCTGCACCGACCCGGCGCGGGAAAAGCAGCCGGGGTATTTCCCACGCAATGCCGTAGGCAAGGGCGCACGCGATGACCAGCGCCGGTAGCCCCGCTCGCCACAGGTAACCGTCCAGCGGCAGCAGCAATAAGCCGACCAGAAAAATGGCTTCCGTTAACCCCCTATCGCGACGCAACATGAGAAACCCCTCCGAAACGCCGTTCGCGATGCTGGTAGTGCAGCAGGGCAATGAAAAACTCGCGACGGTTAAAATCCGGCCACAGCGTCGGCGTCACATAGAACTCAGTGTAAGCAATTTGCCACAACAGGAAGTTGCTGACGCGTTGTTCGCCCCCCGTGCGGATGAGCAAGTCAGGGTCAGGTTGACCAGCCGTGTCCAAGCAGTTGGCGATCGCTGCTTCATCTATTGCGTCTGGCGACAACACACCGTCAGCGACCGCATGGGCTAACGCCCGCACCGCCCGCACCAGTTCGTTGCGCCCGCCGTAGTTGATCGCCACATTCAAAGTCAGTGCTGTGTTGTCGCGGGTCAACGCCTCGCTGTCGCGCAAGGTTTTCACGAGGTTCGCCGGCAGCCCGTCCGTCACGCCGATGTGGCGGATACGCACGCCGTTGGCGTGCAGTTCAGCGCGCTCGCGCTGCAATGTCGCGTCAATCAAGCGCAAGAGGGCGCGCACCTCCAGCGAGGGGCGACGCCAATTTTCGGTAGAAAAAGCGTAGAGGGTCAGAAACGGGATACCCAACTGCACGCAGGCTTCCACCACTTGCCGGGTCGCACGGGCACCGGCGCGGTGCCCGTGCAATACAGGTAAACCTCGCTGGCGTGCCCACCGCCGATTGCCGTCCATGATGATGGCGACATGGCGGGGCAAGCGTTCCATATCCAGTAAGGCGCGCAAGGCGTCCTCGCTGAGTTCCGCCCACTGCGTGGGATCGGTCACTCCGTCTCACCCGCTTGCCGGGCGATGTCCTCGGTTTTGTAGGGCAACCACTCCGGCGCCACGATCAACACCACTTCATCGTCGTGCTGGCGCACGCAAATGACCCGCCACGCTACAGGCGCACCGCCATGTCGGCTTTTGGGCGGGCGCGTCTGTATGACCCGCACCGTTACGGCGCCGTCTGTCTTTTCCAACAGTGCCAACGCTTCCGTTTGCCTCAGACCGATGACATCGGGCAACGGCGGCATCAACTCTCCAAGACCTCCTGCTCTTTGGCTTTACGCAGTTCATCCACTTTCTGGATATACCGTTCGGTCAACTTGTCTAAGTCCTCGCGCGCTCGGCGCAGGGCGTCTTCTGAGATGCCCGGTTGTTTGTCCAATTTGCGCAATTCTTCCTGGGCATCCTTACGGATGTTGCGGATGGCGATTTTGCCGTGCTCTGAGCGTTGATTGACCAGTTTCAACAGTTCTCGGCGCCGCTCTTCCGTAAGCGGTGGTAGGTTGATGCGCAGGACTTTACCGTCGTTGACGGGGTTCAGACTCAACGGCGAATTGGTGATGGCTTTACGGATGGGTTCCAACATCTGCTTGTCCCACGGGTCAATGATCAGCGTGCGTGGGTCTGGGACGGTGATGCTTGCCAGTTCACGGATTTCGTAGGGGGCGCCGTAGTATTCCACGCGAATGCCGTCTAAGATCGCCGGCGACGCCCGTCCCGTCCGCAGGGCTGCCAATTCCTGCGCGGTCACTTCCACGCTCTTCTTCATCCGCTCTTCCGCGTCAGCGAGGATCTTTTTGATGGGCTCCAGCATGTGTCTTTCACCTGCCTAGCAAAGGTGGCGTTAAACATCTGTTGCACCTTCACATGACGATCGTGCCGATCGGCTCCCCACACACGGTGCGCACGAGGTTGCCTGGCACGGTGATGTTGAAGACGACGATGGGGATGTTGCGTTCCCAACTGAGGGAGAACGCCGTTGCGTCCATCACGCGCAGGTTCAGTTCCAACGCTTTGGCAAAACTGATCCGTTCAAAGCGCACCGCTGCAGGGTCTTGATGCGGGTCGCGGTCGTAAACGCCATCTACATCGGTGCCTTTTAAGATGACTTCGGCTTTGATTTGTGCCGCGCGCAAAACGGCTGCGGTGTCGGTGGAAAAAAACGGGTGTCCTGTGCCGGCGGCGAAGATGACGATGCGCCCCTTTTCCAGGTGGCGGACGGCGCGCCGTTGAATAAACGGTTCACAGACCGCGCGGATCTCAAAGGCGCTCATGACCCGTGTCTCCAAGCCGCAGCGCTCCAACGCCTCTTGGAGCGCCAAAGCGTTGATAACGGTCGCCAACATGCCGATATAGTCGGCTGCCACGCGGTCCATGCCGCGCATCACAGCCGCTTCCACACCCCGAAAAAAGTTCCCACCGCCGACGACAATGCCGATGTCCACGCCCAAAGCGTGCACCGCGCGAATTTCATCGGCGATGCGGTTGACGACGGTGTCATCTAACCCGAAACCGCTGGTTCCACCCAGCACCTCTCCGCTCATCTTCAAAACGATGCGGCGCCACCGAGGTTGCCCGCTCATACCGATCGCCTCACCGGATCGCAAGCGCTCAATCCCCGACCGCCATGCGCACGAAGCGGCGGACGACGATGTTTTCGCCGAACAGGGCAATCTTTTCGCGGATAAGTTCCCCGACGGTTTTGCTGTCATCGCGGATGCAGGCTTGTTCCAACAGACACACTTCCTCAAAAAACTTGTTGAGCCGTTCCTCCGCGATGCGTTCGGCGTCCTCGGGCGAGTTGCCGTCAGCGATGGCTTTTTCGTAAAAAAGCCGTCGTTGCTCGGCGACGATGTCCGCCGGCACATCATCGCGGGAGATGTATTGGGGGTTCATGCCTGCCACTTGCATCGCGATCTCTTGTGCCAGTTGTTGAAACTCGGGGGTGCGGGCGACAAAGTCGCTTTCACAATTGACCTCCACCATCGCTCCCAAGCGGTTGCCGTGATGGATGTAACAGGCGATCACTCCTTCCCGCGCGACGCGCCCCAATTTCTTCTCTGCCTTTAGCAAACCGGCAGCCCGCAACAATTCACGCGCCTTCTCCACATCGCCTTGGGCTTGTTCTAAGGCGCGTTTGCAGTCCATTACGCCAGCGCCAGTTTCTTCCCGCAGGCGCTTGATATCTTCTACGGACACTTTGCTCGCTGCCACGCTTTGTCCCTCCTTGCCCAGAGTTTACGCTTTCTCTTCAGGCAAATCCGAGTAGGCTTCATAGAGGCGCGCCAGTTCTTCAGGCGGGATGTCGCTTTCCTCTGACGAGACGGCGACGACCTCGCGGGGCTCTGCTTCCGTTGCGGCAGCCGGTGCAGGTGCGGGGACGGGTTCCCCCGCCGGCGCGGTTTCCGCGACAGTCCCCTCTTCCGACGGCGGTTGTTCTTTAGTTGCGGCTTGGCGCAGCGCCAAGCCTTCCCGCGCCGCTTCGGCGATCTTGCCGGTGATTAATCGGATAGAGCGGATCGCGTCATCGTTGCCGGGGATAGGGATGTCCACTGTATCAGGGTCGCAGTTGGTGTCCACGATGGCGATGACAGGAATGCCCAACTTGCGGGCTTCTTGGATGGCAATTTCCTCGCGCCGCACATCTACAACATACAGGACATCGGGCAAACGCTCCATGTTCTCAATGCCTGCCAGCAACTTTTCCAGTTTCGCCAGTTGCTTGCGCAACCGCACACTTTCTTTTTTGGGGAGCACATCCATGAGACCGCTCCGCTCCATCTCCCGCAATTCGTTGAGGTAGTCAATGCGGGAGCGGATGGTGGAGAAATTGGTCAGTGTGCCGGGCAACCACCGCGTCGTCACATAGAACATGCCACAATGTTTGGCGGCTTCCTCAATGGGTTCTTGGGCTTGGCGTTTTGTGCCGACAAACAACACAGTGCCGCCTTGTGCCACTGTGTCCCGCACAAAAGCGTAGGCTTGCTCCAATTGCGCCAAGGTCTTGTGTAGGTCAATGATGTAAATGTCTTGCCGCTTGCCGAAAATGAAGCGGCGCATGTGCGGATGCCAGCGTCGCGTCAGGTGACCGAAATGCACCCCGGCTTCCAGAAGTTCACGCATCGTTACGACAGCCAAAGTAATTCCCCCCTTAACTGGCTTTTGCGGGGCTTGTGAACGCATGGCAAAGTTTAACGCACGCGTTCAGGAAAGTCCACGCTACGGTGCCGCACAGCGACAGGGCACCGTTAAGGGGGGCAAGCGCTATGCCTGCCACCGTCGGCGTCGCGGTCATCGGCTGCGGCGGTATCAGCGGGACGCACCTGCGGACCCTCGTCAGTTTGTCCGGCGTGCAGGTGCAGGTCGTTTGCGATGTTGACGAGGGGCGCGCCAAGCAGCGCGCCGAGGAGTTCAGCGTCCCCCACTGGACGACCGACTATCGTGCCGCCCTCGCCGACGACAAGGTGCAAGCGGTCTTCGTTTTGGTTCCGCAAGGGCATCACGCCGAGGTTGTCCTCGCCGCCGCGCAAGCGGGCAAACACATCTTCTGCGAAAAGCCGATGGCGATGAGCGTCGCGGAGTGCAAGGCGATGAACGCTGCTGTCAAGGCGGCAGGAGTCATCCTACAAATCGGCTATGTCATGCGGTTCAGCGAAGATGCCCAGAAGATCAAGGAGTGGCTCAACCGCATCGGTCGTCCTGTCGTGTTCCGAGATGTCTGGGCAGTTGTGCGGGGTTCACCCGCCAAGTGGGTGCACGATGTAAAGATGGGCGGTGGCACTTTGTGGGAGAACTCCCACTGGCTGGACTTTATGAACTGGCTGTTCGGGCGACCGATTCAAGTTTTCGCCAAATTGCGACGCTTCAAACCCGAAGACACGACGGCGTGGGACACGACTTTGGTCGTCGTGGATTACGCTGGCGGTGACCTCGCCCTCTGGGGCGAGGCGTGGACGGCGCCGGGATTTGGTTGGAACTACATTCGCTACCGTTCTGTCCGCCCTCACTTGGACATCATCGGACCTCAAGGTAGCGTTCACTTCCCTGCTCCAGACGGCAGCAGAGTGGCAGCGTTGTTTTTGAACCGCGCAGGCGATGCCCCTGTGGAAACCCACGAGTGGCAGTCAGATTGGGGTGCGACCGCTGATGGCTACCGACGCGAAGTGGAGCACTTTTTTGAGTGCGTCCGTGAAGGCAAGCAACCTCTTTGCACGGGTGAGGACGGCGAATGGGCAATTCAAATTGCCGAAGGCGCCGTCCGATCCCACCACCTCGGTCAACCCGTCCGACTGCCGCTGGAGTGATTTTCAGGCAGGGTCTCAACGCCGCTGTTTGGGAGGCGATTTGGGCGATGGCTAAAGGTGCAGTGTTTGAAAGCGAAGCCCGATGGCTGCGGGACGAACGAACGGGCGCGACCATCGTGCAGGTGACGGCACACGCCAGCGTCAACCATCACTTGTATCCCCTGACCTGCTCCACAACGCCCGACATGAAGTGGCTCATTTTCGCGTCCAACCGCAGCGGCACTTGGCAGTTTTATAAGGCACAGTTTCCGCAAGGCAAAATTGTCCAACTGACCGACGACCCACACGGCGTCAACGGCTATTCAGGTCACCTTTCACCTGACGGCACCGAACTGTTTTTCATCGCACACGGCGAGATCCGAGCCGTTCACTTGGAGACAATGCAGGAACGCATCATCGCCCGCTGGGACGGTGCGTCGCTAGGGGAAGTGAACCTGAGCAAAAGTGGCGAATGGCTGGTGACGGCGATGAAGTGGCGCGGACGAAACTACCTCGCCGTCGCCAAAACGGACGGGAGCAAAGCCGACCTGATTTTTGAAAGTGACCGCACCCTCATTCACCCGCAATTTTGCCCTGTTGACGAGACACTGATTGAGTATGCCCAGGACCCGGCGCCCCGCATGTGGCTCATCCGGCGCGACGGAAGGGGCAACACTTGCCTTTACGAACACGGCAACGACGAGTTCGTCGTCCACGAAACTTGGCTGGGTGAGCGGTTGGAGTTAGTGTTTGTGCATTGGCGGTTCGCGCTCAAACGGATGGTGCTGCGCGCTGCCGAACCTGTCCCCCAACCTGAGGGCGTGACGACCATCGCCGAAATCAACGCATGGCACATCGCCCCCAACCGAGCGGGCACGCACCTCGTTTGCGACACCAATCACCCTGACATCGGGTTGCTGGTCGTGGATGTGGCGACGGGTAAGTGGCGAACGCTGTGCTACCCGCAGGCGTCGTGCCAAGGAACTCAGTGGCGGGAAACTCGCTATGCCACACGGGAAGACTTTGAACGGGCAGGCACGGACGATTGGGCGCTGTCGTGGATGGAAGCGAAAGTGGATACCGTTTACGGTCCACAGTGGACGCACCCGCATCCGTCATGGAGTGCCGACGAACAGTGGGTCATCTACGACAGCGATGTCAGCGGCACAACGCAAGTTTACGCCTGCCGTTTGCCGGCGGAGTGATGACACAATGCGCCGATGGGCGTCGGTGGCAGTCGTTGTCGCGATAGGGTTGCTGTCGGCGGAATGGAAGCACCACCATGCGCAACACCCGTTGCCCAAAGTCGTTGCGCTGACTTTTGACGACGGACCGCATCCGATTTTCACCCCGCAGATTTTGGACATCCTCAAGGGCTACGGTGTGCGGGCGACCTTTTTTCTCATCGGCGAGCGGGCGGAGCGATATCCCGAATTGGCGCGGCGCATTGTCGCCGAGGGACACGAAATCGGCAATCACACCTATTCACACCCCGCTGATTTGCCTCGCAGGGATTGGGAAGCGATTCGGCAGGAAATCGCCAAAGGCGCGGAGGCGATTGAGCGGGTGACGGGCGTTCGCCCCAAACTCTTCCGACCGCCGCGCGGCTACTTGAACTACCGTGTCCACACGGCGGCGCAACTGGAGGGGCTCACGGTCGTGTT is part of the bacterium HR17 genome and encodes:
- the uppS gene encoding Isoprenyl transferase, yielding MTDPTQWAELSEDALRALLDMERLPRHVAIIMDGNRRWARQRGLPVLHGHRAGARATRQVVEACVQLGIPFLTLYAFSTENWRRPSLEVRALLRLIDATLQRERAELHANGVRIRHIGVTDGLPANLVKTLRDSEALTRDNTALTLNVAINYGGRNELVRAVRALAHAVADGVLSPDAIDEAAIANCLDTAGQPDPDLLIRTGGEQRVSNFLLWQIAYTEFYVTPTLWPDFNRREFFIALLHYQHRERRFGGVSHVASR
- the frr gene encoding Ribosome-recycling factor; amino-acid sequence: MLEPIKKILADAEERMKKSVEVTAQELAALRTGRASPAILDGIRVEYYGAPYEIRELASITVPDPRTLIIDPWDKQMLEPIRKAITNSPLSLNPVNDGKVLRINLPPLTEERRRELLKLVNQRSEHGKIAIRNIRKDAQEELRKLDKQPGISEDALRRAREDLDKLTERYIQKVDELRKAKEQEVLES
- the pyrH gene encoding Uridylate kinase, producing MSGQPRWRRIVLKMSGEVLGGTSGFGLDDTVVNRIADEIRAVHALGVDIGIVVGGGNFFRGVEAAVMRGMDRVAADYIGMLATVINALALQEALERCGLETRVMSAFEIRAVCEPFIQRRAVRHLEKGRIVIFAAGTGHPFFSTDTAAVLRAAQIKAEVILKGTDVDGVYDRDPHQDPAAVRFERISFAKALELNLRVMDATAFSLSWERNIPIVVFNITVPGNLVRTVCGEPIGTIVM
- the tsf gene encoding Elongation factor Ts yields the protein MAASKVSVEDIKRLREETGAGVMDCKRALEQAQGDVEKARELLRAAGLLKAEKKLGRVAREGVIACYIHHGNRLGAMVEVNCESDFVARTPEFQQLAQEIAMQVAGMNPQYISRDDVPADIVAEQRRLFYEKAIADGNSPEDAERIAEERLNKFFEEVCLLEQACIRDDSKTVGELIREKIALFGENIVVRRFVRMAVGD
- the rpsB gene encoding 30S ribosomal protein S2; this translates as MAVVTMRELLEAGVHFGHLTRRWHPHMRRFIFGKRQDIYIIDLHKTLAQLEQAYAFVRDTVAQGGTVLFVGTKRQAQEPIEEAAKHCGMFYVTTRWLPGTLTNFSTIRSRIDYLNELREMERSGLMDVLPKKESVRLRKQLAKLEKLLAGIENMERLPDVLYVVDVRREEIAIQEARKLGIPVIAIVDTNCDPDTVDIPIPGNDDAIRSIRLITGKIAEAAREGLALRQAATKEQPPSEEGTVAETAPAGEPVPAPAPAAATEAEPREVVAVSSEESDIPPEELARLYEAYSDLPEEKA
- the iolX_8 gene encoding scyllo-inositol 2-dehydrogenase (NAD(+)) encodes the protein MPATVGVAVIGCGGISGTHLRTLVSLSGVQVQVVCDVDEGRAKQRAEEFSVPHWTTDYRAALADDKVQAVFVLVPQGHHAEVVLAAAQAGKHIFCEKPMAMSVAECKAMNAAVKAAGVILQIGYVMRFSEDAQKIKEWLNRIGRPVVFRDVWAVVRGSPAKWVHDVKMGGGTLWENSHWLDFMNWLFGRPIQVFAKLRRFKPEDTTAWDTTLVVVDYAGGDLALWGEAWTAPGFGWNYIRYRSVRPHLDIIGPQGSVHFPAPDGSRVAALFLNRAGDAPVETHEWQSDWGATADGYRREVEHFFECVREGKQPLCTGEDGEWAIQIAEGAVRSHHLGQPVRLPLE
- the tolB_1 gene encoding Protein TolB, whose product is MAKGAVFESEARWLRDERTGATIVQVTAHASVNHHLYPLTCSTTPDMKWLIFASNRSGTWQFYKAQFPQGKIVQLTDDPHGVNGYSGHLSPDGTELFFIAHGEIRAVHLETMQERIIARWDGASLGEVNLSKSGEWLVTAMKWRGRNYLAVAKTDGSKADLIFESDRTLIHPQFCPVDETLIEYAQDPAPRMWLIRRDGRGNTCLYEHGNDEFVVHETWLGERLELVFVHWRFALKRMVLRAAEPVPQPEGVTTIAEINAWHIAPNRAGTHLVCDTNHPDIGLLVVDVATGKWRTLCYPQASCQGTQWRETRYATREDFERAGTDDWALSWMEAKVDTVYGPQWTHPHPSWSADEQWVIYDSDVSGTTQVYACRLPAE
- the pgdA gene encoding Peptidoglycan-N-acetylglucosamine deacetylase; protein product: MRRWASVAVVVAIGLLSAEWKHHHAQHPLPKVVALTFDDGPHPIFTPQILDILKGYGVRATFFLIGERAERYPELARRIVAEGHEIGNHTYSHPADLPRRDWEAIRQEIAKGAEAIERVTGVRPKLFRPPRGYLNYRVHTAAQLEGLTVVLWTVSADHHDAPTPEAMAQRVLKAVHPGAIILMHDGRVPIRWKDVKALPLILDRLRRCGYRFVTVSELLSRNLSPVQGGKSDGVPGHRTAAPRPLSGQRG